A section of the Humulus lupulus chromosome 2, drHumLupu1.1, whole genome shotgun sequence genome encodes:
- the LOC133815111 gene encoding secreted RxLR effector protein 161-like — translation MDKVPYSNVVGSIMYLMVCTRPDLAYAISVLSKYMANPRKEHWEAMKWVFRYLLGSTEMGLKFTKKLNCTLIEGYNDADYAGDRDNRKSTSAYFFLVEGNCVSWIVQLQPVVALSTTKSEYVAVTEAIKEAIWIKGLMEELSLLREKPTVYSDSQSCIHLCKNPVFHDRTKHVEIKISFYKGLGNTRSGQHREGAY, via the coding sequence ATGGATAAGGTACCCTACTCTAATGTAGTTGGATCTATAATGTATCTTATGGTGTGTACAAGACCAGACTTAGCCTATGCTATAAGTGTCTTAAGCAAATACATGGCAAACCCTAGAAAAGAGCATTGGGAGGCTATGAAGTGGGTGTTTAGATATCTACTTGGTTCTACTGAAATGGGACTTAAGTTCACTAAGAAACTAAATTGCACTTTGATAGAAGGATATAATGATGCCGACTATGCAGGTGATAGGGACAACAGAAAGTCTACTTCAGCATACTTTTTCTTGGTGGAAGGAAACTGTGTAAGCTGGATAGTACAACTACAGCCAGTAGTGGCCTTATCAACTACAAAATCTGAATATGTAGCAGTAACAGAGGCTATAAAGGAGGCAATATGGATCAAGGGTCTAATGGAAGAACTAAGCCTTTTAAGAGAAAAACCTACAGTCTATTCAGATAGTCAAAGCTGCATACACCTATGTAAGAATCCAGTTTTTCACGATAGAACAAAGCATGTAgaaataaaaatatcattttataagGGATTAGGTAACACAAGAAGTGGTCAACATCGAGAAGGTGCCTACTGA
- the LOC133818918 gene encoding alpha-galactosidase 1: MRRRSSGEGAPKIKMSAMIVHIMIFSLVTSSTVMGVSAFSTSARMDRFDVEEQYRRNLLANGLGRTPPMGWNSWNHFSCNIDEKMIKETADAMVSTGLSQLGYTYVNIDDCWAEIARDDKGSLVPKKSTFPSGIKALADYVHNKGLKLGIYSDAGYFTCSKTMPGSLGHEEHDAKTFASWGIDYLKYDNCNNDASKPTVRYPVMTRALMKAGRPIFFSLCEWGDLHPALWGAKVGNSWRTTNDITDTWESMVSRADMNEVYAELARPGGWNDPDMLEVGNGGMTKDEYMVHFSLWAISKAPLLIGCDVRNMTKDTMEIIANKEVIAVNQDSLGVQAKKVRMEGDQEIWAGPLSGYRVVVVLLNRGPQRNSITAQWDDIGIPLKSIVEARDLWEHKTLKNQFAGSITATVNSHGCKMFVLKPVA, translated from the exons ATGAGGAGAAGGTCGTCTGGTGAAGGAGCTCCAAAGATCAAAATGAGTGCAATGATAGTTCATATAATGATATTCTCACTTGTGACTTCATCGACTGTGATGGGTGTTTCTGCTTTCTCAACGTCAGCAAGAATGGATCGTTTTGATGTTGAAGAACAGTACAGAAGAAACTTGCTTGCTAATGGTCTTGGCAGGACTCCTCCCATGGG GTGGAATAGTTGGAATCACTTCAGCTGCAATATTGATGAGAAAATGATCAAAGAAACAG CTGATGCTATGGTTTCTACTGGTCTTTCTCAACTTGGATATACCTATGTTAATATAG ATGATTGTTGGGCTGAAATAGCTCGTGACGATAAG GGTTCTCTAGTGCCTAAGAAGTCAACATTTCCTTCTGGCATTAAAGCTCTTGCAGACTATGTTCATAACAAAGGTCTAAAGTTGGGTATATATTCAGATGCAGG GTACTTTACTTGTAGCAAAACTATGCCCGGTTCACTTGGTCATGAGGAGCATGATGCCAAAACCTTTGCTTCTTGG GGCATTGACTATTTGAAGTATGATAACTGTAACAATGATGCATCCAAACCAACTGTTAG GTACCCTGTAATGACCCGAGCTCTAATGAAAGCTGGCCGGCCAATTTTCTTCTCCCTATGTGAATG GGGAGATTTGCATCCTGCTCTATGGGGTGCTAAGGTGGGAAATAGCTGGAGAACTACGAATGACATTACAGATACTTGGGAAAG TATGGTCTCGAGAGCAGACATGAATGAAGTATATGCAGAGCTTGCAAGGCCTGGTGGTTGGAATG ATCCTGACATGCTTGAGGTAGGAAATGGAGGAATGACAAAAGATGAATACATGGTCCATTTTAGCCTATGGGCCATTTCCAAG GCTCCCCTTCTTATTGGTTGTGATGTGAGGAACATGACAAAAGACACAATGGAGATCATTGCCAATAAAGAGGTCATTGCTGTAAACCAAG ACTCACTTGGTGTTCAAGCCAAAAAGGTCAGAATGGAAGGGGATCAAGAG ATTTGGGCAGGGCCACTGTCAGGCTACAGGGTAGTCGTAGTTCTACTGAACCGCGGTCCTCAGCGTAATTCAATCACAGCTCAATGGGATGACATTGGAATCCCACTAAAAAGTATTGTAGAAGCAAGAGATCTCTGGGAG CACAAGACACTAAAGAATCAATTTGCTGGAAGCATAACGGCTACAGTGAATTCTCATGGCTGCAAAATGTTTGTGTTGAAGCCAGTTGCGTAA